One Pyxicephalus adspersus chromosome 3, UCB_Pads_2.0, whole genome shotgun sequence genomic window carries:
- the LOC140327608 gene encoding pancreatic secretory granule membrane major glycoprotein GP2-like → MGTLVLGFVLALTLLIQHTGAECVYSWDSVVSCDFCGGSCDPQNGCYCSNGFDICLPSVNINCIDSSSCCPSGLYYSPLESCCIDTPICSVPCALDEVCNVTQCVCNSTLYADKTLADFHPIVTCDVYLMTVSISQCLLLLLGYDLWSIHLKDSNEICNFPYGDFINGQRVVAMQAQATSDWCGNSVMEVGSRLYVTNTINIHMKENITGDPISFPITCPYFSGTKPIAQTKMIYGVNGTEFYPLTMVAYKDPGFVTPYESDEMVTGSPIYVALYVPYTYGGTFFLRLQDCIASPSPTRSDPRALRLISGGCASDNSTTR, encoded by the exons ATGGGGACGCTGGTGCTGGGCTTTGTCCTTGCATTGACTCTTCTTATCCAGCACACTG GAGCTGAATGTGTCT ATTCCTGGGACTCCGTGGTTTCTTGTGATTTCTGTGGTGGGAGCTGTGACCCCCAAAATGGCTGTTATTGCTCTAATGGATTTGACATTTGTCTTCCAAGTGTAAACATCAACTGTATTGATTCCAGTTCCTGCTGCCCTTCGGGCTTATATTACAGCCCTCTTGAATCATGCTGCATAG ATACCCCAATCTGCTCAGTGCCATGTGCCCTAGACGAGGTGTGCAATGTGACGCAGTGTGTGTGCAATTCCACCCTCTATGCAGATAAGA CTCTTGCAGATTTTCATCCTATAGTGACCTGCGATGTCTATTTGATGACCGTCAGTATCAGCCAATGTCTGCTCCTCTTGCTTGGTTATGACCTCTGGTCCATTCATCTAAAGGATTCGAACGAAATATGCAATTTTCCTTATGGGGATTTCATCAATGGGCAGAGGGTTGTTGCCATGCAAGCCCAGGCAACATCTGATTGGTGCGGGAACTCAGTAATG GAAGTCGGATCCAGACTTTATGTCACCAACACTATCAACATTCACATGAAGGAAAACATCACCGGTGACCCCATCAGCTTCCCCATCACCTGCCCGTACTTCTCGGGGACCAAACCCATTGCTCA GACGAAGATGATATACGGGGTGAATGGGACAGAATTTTACCCCCTCACCATGGTCGCTTACAAAGATCCAGGATTTGTGACTCCCTACGAATCAGATGAAATGGTCACGGGGTCCCCCATCTACGTGGCTCTGTACGTTCCCTACACTTATGGGGGTACCTTCTTTCTACGACTACAGGATTGCATTGCCAGCCCTTCCCCCACTCGCAGTGACCCCAGGGCTCTCCGACTGATATCTGGGGG CTGTGCCAGTGACAACTCCACCACGCGATAG
- the WDR54 gene encoding WD repeat-containing protein 54 — protein sequence MYRKDKSIQMKSSASALYNNLSVLPISDKSLTYFTVVHGNTVNMVSASADGLNFSHRQLQSKEGSVALSSSLITQACWCVLPSRVLLVLTSQKGIQMYESDGSIMVYWHALDALETPQVMDMAVSAYSTYRKDAPHGRCMSQMK from the exons ATGTATCGGAAGGATAAGAGCATACAGATGAAGAGCAGTGCCTCGGCACTCTACAACAATCTCAGCGTCCTACCAATCAGTGACAAGAGCCTCACCTATTTCACCGTCGTCCATGGCAACACGGTCAACATGGTCAGCGCCTCTGCCGACGGCCTGAACTTCTCTCACCGCCAGCTGCAGTCCAAAGAGGGGAGCGTGGCCCTAAGCTCCTCCCTCATTACACAG GCATGCTGGTGTGTGCTGCCATCCCGGGTCCTGCTGGTACTCACCTCACAGAAGGGCATCCAG ATGTATGAGTCTGATGGATCCATCATGGTATATTGGCATGCACTGGATGCCCTGGAAACTCCTCAGG TAATGGATATGGCGGTGTCGGCATACAGCACTTACCGAAAAGACGCCCCTCATGGGAGGTGCATGTCACAGATGAAGTGA
- the C3H2orf81 gene encoding uncharacterized protein C2orf81 homolog yields the protein MSSNKSGAPVRPTATPGQGVSRVAASKSRTDKSRTVTVAPIPQVSVDIIPGRFTEDEWLSMVVTEDGEEVVGDIMDSLISRVMEECYKVYLQRQLIPYTISQAGDAMIRIIEWAFIPRDDGEDDNYPKQTWQEEPQPCPNDSWAQGCVPVTQPVPAAHPPQVSSQYPMTPIPEQEPQPQEEEIPKSPPEVRPPSPQQLNSPPTEETENQTSLTENSPPVIKPTPPPQPPKNKTRYRPYRGPLRSAGLKNITKSLEETEKELFLEELLNVKEDKELNDINFLPTSLHNILKIQLGRPPQKKDVIYDEAGNVLSVPKVDLAKLPQHHIRPRIEVLDPNKEAECRVRKTCPVNIQTSIQRQERERRIRDKGQPKLSTGPSAFDPQTYQASTLTNSTRAGHVRDPMATTAGLNLDTIQLTHGVILREGNTTQRGSIHSLKQRELAWREESRQLQPIRPSITLPSLSVEQLIKNNVPQVQPLVSFIST from the exons ATGAGCAGCAACAAGAGCGGAGCCCCCGTTAGACCCACCGCCACCCCGGGACAG GGCGTGTCCCGGGTGGCGGCCTCCAAGTCTCGCACAGATAAGTCACGCACAGTGACCGTGGCTCCCATCCCACAAGTTAGTGTGGACATCATACCCGGCAGATTCACCGAGGATGAATGGCTGTCCATGGTGGTCACTGAGGATGGAGAGGAGGTGGTTGGAGACATCATGGACTCCCTGATCAGCCGGGTCATGGAAGAGTGCTACAAAGTCTACCTGCAGAGACAG CTGATCCCGTACACCATCAGCCAGGCAGGAGACGCCATGATTCGGATAATAGAGTGGGCATTCATTCCTCGGGATGATGGAGAAGATGACAATTACCCAAAGCAGACCTGGCAAGAAGAACCCCAGCCATGTCCTAATGACTCGTGGGCACAGGGGTGTGTACCCGTCACCCAGCCTGTCCCTGCAGCCCATCCCCCTCAG GTATCATCACAATACCCCATGACACCTATTCCTGAGCAAGAACCCCAACCACAGGAGGAGGAAATCCCCAAATCACCCCCTGAGGTCCGGCCTCCATCACCCCAACAACTGAACTCCCCTCCCACAGAAGAGACCGAGAACCAGACTTCACTGACTGAGAACTCCCCACCGGTTATCAAGCCTACTCCACCCCCCCAACCCCCAAAGAACAAAACTCGATACCGACCATATCGTGGGCCCTTACGCTCAGCTGGCCTGAAGAACATCACCAAATCTTTGGAGGAAACTGAAAAGGAATTATTTCTAGAAGAACTTCTGAATGTAAAAGAAGACAAGGAGCTGAATGACATCAACTTCCTGCCAACATCTCTGCACAACATCTTGAAGATACAACTGGGGAGGCCACCTCAGAAAAAAGATGTCATCTATGATGAGGCAGGAAATGTtctttctgtaccaaaagtggacCTGGCCAAACTGCCCCAGCATCACATACGGCCCCGGATTGAGGTGCTGGACCCCAACAAAGAAGCTGAGTGTCGGGTTAGGAAGACATGTCCAGTAAATATACAAACGTCCATCCAACGCCAAGAACGAGAGAGAAGAATCCGGGACAAGGGACAGCCAAAACTCTCCACTGGTCCTTCAGCATTCGACCCTCAGACATACCAGGCTTCCACCCTTACTAATTCCACCAGAGCAGGCCATGTGAGGGACCCCATGGCTACCACTGCAGGTCTCAATCTAGATACCATACAGCTTACCCATGGGGTGATACTGCGAGAGGGCAACACAACACAACGAGGCTCCATACACAGCCTGAAACAGAGAGAGCTGGCCTGGAGAGAGGAAAGCCGGCAACTTCAACCTATCCGACCTTCCATAACCCTACCAAGCCTGTCCGTGGAACAACTTATAAAGAACAATGTGCCCCAGGTCCAGCCACTTGTGTCTTTCATTTCAACCTAA
- the LOC140327379 gene encoding retinol dehydrogenase 11-like produces the protein MMSAGDAGPFLDGNFLISSKFPGTLSGRPVSLLGTVHLIPPTKYPTTSGPIPMIPTIIAHGGTITSGPTTFDFMRGPSHPIWFLCFLVLAVVLRMQRKGRWDPKKCRIDLTGKTAIVTGANTGIGKCVAMDFARRNGRVILACRSRERGQKALEDIQRETGNQKVFLEILDTSSMASVRAFADRILRNEKKVDILVNNAGASGMPFSITSEGLEVTYATNHLGPFLLTNLLVDLMKRSAPSRIIFLGSFMHNRGYIDTTHLYGKNLEKMKFNDAYNCTKLMNTICAKELAERLKGTGVTVNSVNPGIVMTDAMRYYSFLFRAIFNVIGFFFFKTAEEGAVSTIFSAVSEEAEGVTGKYIDSDCLIELPSENSRDPAVNKKLWEASEAATNLTGAPGK, from the exons ATGATGAGTGCTGGTGATGCTGGACCATTTCTGGACGGAAACTTCCTGATATCTTCCAAGTTTCCAGGAACTCTTTCTGGGCGACCTGTCTCGCTCCTGGGTACCGTCCATCTCATCCCTCCCACCAAATACCCCACCACCTCTGGACCCATACCCATGATCCCAACCATCATTGCCCATGGAGGAACCATCACATCTGGACCAACCACCTTTGATTTCATGAGGGGACCCAG CCACCCCATCTGGTTCCTCTGCTTTCTGGTCCTGGCTGTGGTCCTCCGCATGCAGAGGAAGGGCAGGTGGGACCCCAAAAAGTGCCGCATAGACCTGACTGGGAAAACCGCCATTGTGACCGGAGCCAACACTG GCATTGGGAAATGTGTGGCGATGGACTTTGCCCGGAGGAACGGCCGGGTCATCTTAGCGTGTCGCAGCCGGGAACGTGGCCAAAAAGCCCTGGAAGATATCCAACGAGAGACGGGGAACCAGAAGGTTTTTCTGGAGATCCTGGACACCAGCAGCATGGCCTCCGTCCGAGCTTTCGCTGACCGCATACTGCGCAACGAGAAGAAGGTGGACATCCTTGTGAATAACGCCGGAGCATCAG GAATGCCGTTCTCCATCACATCAGAGGGACTGGAGGTCACCTATGCCACCAACCACCTGGGCCCCTTCCTGCTCACCAACCTGCTTGTAG ATCTCATGAAGCGATCGGCACCGAGTCGGATCATCTTTCTGGGTTCCTTCATGCACAACCGGGGCTACATAGACACCACCCACCTGTACGGGAAGAACCTGGAGAAGATGAAATTCAACGACGCCTACAACTGTACCAAACTGATGAACACTATCTGTGCCAAGGAGCTGGCGGAGAGGCTGAAGGGGACCG GGGTGACCGTGAACAGTGTGAACCCCGGCATTGTGATGACCGACGCCATGCGATACTACAGCTTCCTCTTCAGGGCCATCTTCAACGTCATCGGATTCTTCTTCTTCAAG ACGGCAGAGGAGGGGGCGGTCAGCACCATATTTAGTGCGGTATCGGAGGAGGCGGAGGGTGTGACTGGGAAGTATATAGACAGCGACTGTCTGATTGAACTTCCATCAGAGAATTCTCGGGATCCAGCTGTCAATAAGAAACTATGGGAGGCCTCCGAGGCAGCAACCAACCTGACTGGCGCCCCTGGGAAATGA
- the LOC140327378 gene encoding uncharacterized protein: MSRVREVVTLTGLCLQNIAENMQNFWMKDYVMKNMEEYNFLFIEGPFNQLAGPLVQELIRILGESHKLNKGCLHLLLQPHLSELSLRPCAGLVNVAIMQLVTVRCKHLTSVDLHSCNRVPGPSLAALMEGLPRLTKLCLADTQCDSLVLEAIGRSCPRLCELDISRCKKVSPSGLLSLVYDPKSATYCCRALRVLLLEDVKPKGGPEQWAQALSFVLLALPYLEELSNPSLPTALSLLYHGRFTEGGACFNGFPSLAEVAQTRVPNVMNHQTSPVPPKPGHQRTSMMKERLRLKKLEDLGEEDVPMFGSLCPLVDKVNISLGSQSLVTWSLVQWPQLSELTLHCSEKPERTLEEFLAMVQVIGKNLQVLCVQNLLWCQDQSLTNLLTMCPNLKSFQGYFTVLRQNLLPDEPELPPWPGDPLPLPHLHTLRLLMEGDGSSQAIFQHKLGGSLVSILKGSPLLESLSLCGVTAPLDGVFEVVYGSNPPQPLQKLSSVSLCLSNVSQWGASLILRSRSNLRTLDLSHCKEVTCRDHHQLQERVRRDGRNVTITWM; encoded by the exons ATGTCTCGGGTCCGGGAGGTGGTGACCCTGACGGGTCTGTGCCTGCAGAACATCGCAGAGAACATGCAGAATTTTTGGATGAAGGATTATGTCATGAAGAACATGGAGGAGTACAACTTCCTCTTCATTGAAGGACCCTTCAACCAGCTGG CCGGCCCACTGGTGCAGGAACTGATCCGGATTTTGGGGGAGTCTCACAAGCTGAATAAAGGGTGCCTCCACCTCCTGCTCCAGCCCCACCTATCAGAGCTCAGCCTGCGTCCCTGCGCCGGCCTTGTCAATGTCGCCATCATGCAGCTGGTCACTGTGCGCTGCAAG CACCTTACCTCCGTGGACCTGCACTCCTGTAACCGTGTCCCTGGCCCCTCATTGGCCGCACTCATGGAGGGTTTGCCCCGCCTTACTAAGCTCTGCCTGGCAGACACTCAGTGCGACTCGTTGGTTTTGGAGGCCATTGGAAGGAGTTGCCCGCGGCTCTGTGAGTTGGACATTTCCCGATGTAAGAAGGTTTCACCCTCTGGGTTATTGTCCCTAGTGTATGACCCCAAGAGCGCCACCTACTGCTGCCGCGCACTGCGGGTCCTCCTTCTAGAAGATGTGAAACCAAAGGGTGGCCCTGAGCAGTGGGCGCAGGCACTGAGCTTCGTTCTTCTTGCATTGCCCTATCTGGAGGAACTCTCCAACCCTTCCCTTCCCACTGCCCTGAGTCTCCTCTACCATGGGAGGTTCACCGAGGGTGGCGCATGCTTCAATGGGTTCCCTTCATTGGCAGAGGTGGCCCAAACCCGCGTGCCCAATGTGATGAACCATCAGACCAGCCCTGTGCCACCAAAGCCCGGCCACCAGAGAACCTCCATGATGAAGGAGAGACTCCGCCTGAAGAAGCTGGAGGACCTGGGCGAGGAGGACGTGCCCATGTTTGGTTCTCTCTGCCCCCTGGTGGATAAAGTTAATATTTCTCTGGGCAGCCAATCATTGGTGACCTGGAGCTTGGTGCAATGGCCTCAGCTCAGTGAACTGACCCTGCACTGCTCAGAGAAGCCGGAGCGGACCTTGGAAGAGTTCCTGGCCATGGTGCAGGTCATAGGGAAGAACCTACAGGTTCTGTGTGTGCAGAACCTTCTGTGGTGTCAGGACCAGTCTCTGACCAATCTTTTGACCATGTGCCCGAATCTCAAGAGCTTCCAAGGTTACTTCACCGTGCTCCGCCAAAACCTTCTACCCGATGAACCGGAGCTTCCGCCCTGGCCTGGAGACCCCCTTCCCCTTCCCCACCTACATACCCTACGCCTGCTGATGGAAGGGGACGGCTCGTCCCAGGCCATCTTCCAGCATAAATTGGGGGGATCCTTGGTGTCCATCCTGAAGGGGAGCCCCCTGCTGGAATCTTTGTCCCTATGTGGGGTCACGGCCCCTCTTGATGGGGTGTTCGAGGTGGTTTATGGATCAAATCCTCCCCAACCCCTGCAGAAGTTGAGCTCGGTGTCTCTGTGCCTTAGTAATGTCAGCCAGTGGGGGGCGTCACTCATCCTTCGCTCCAGGAGTAACCTGAGGACTCTGGACTTGTCCCATTGTAAGGAGGTGACTTGCCGGGACCACCACCAGCTCCAGGAACGGGTACGCCGGGACGGGCGTAATGTCACCATCACCTGGATGTGA